A single region of the Acidobacteriota bacterium genome encodes:
- a CDS encoding glutaredoxin family protein: MSIHWLGKWLGWEKNFGDASRAPEVRVYTRANCHLCEEAKALLKNLQREEPFAFEEVDIDGDPELRQRYNDDVPVIYVHGRKAFKHRIDGRTFLKSLRAGRRA, translated from the coding sequence ATGAGCATCCACTGGCTTGGCAAATGGTTGGGATGGGAAAAGAATTTCGGTGATGCCTCGCGTGCTCCGGAGGTGCGCGTATACACCCGGGCGAACTGCCATCTCTGCGAGGAAGCCAAGGCCCTGCTCAAGAATTTACAGCGGGAAGAGCCGTTTGCTTTTGAAGAGGTTGATATAGATGGCGACCCCGAACTGCGCCAGCGCTACAATGACGACGTGCCTGTGATTTACGTTCACGGACGAAAGGCTTTCAAACACCGCATTGATGGGAGGACATTTCTGAAGAGTCTGCGTGCGGGCCGTCGCGCATAG
- a CDS encoding sensor domain-containing diguanylate cyclase, which translates to MVVMPDPQTTESKQAPSSLEFFKNCPDYAIIFDTQWRILYANPSFEARFCPETKAEGRSLLDILDEVSVIRIKDLQDFLLQGSRHTELHHLTPDGKITTLNYTFFPLSEKIFGQQLIGGIARERSADLASLLEIINLNLELERKQKELSDANTRLEQVAATDQMTGLYNRYYFFQVAQRIWEEYRRYKKPATLMMLDLDNFKEVNDTFGHLLGDYVLKETAARLKSRTRRVDILARYGGEEFVLLAPNTDTETGLVLAERLRTAVSDGAYTQGRHRTLASISIGVSSTELQDFPSFQDMLESSDQALYSAKRSGKNCVYEYSRGMIPRSN; encoded by the coding sequence ATGGTTGTTATGCCTGACCCACAAACAACAGAGTCCAAGCAAGCCCCTTCGTCGCTTGAGTTTTTCAAGAACTGTCCCGACTACGCCATCATTTTCGATACTCAGTGGAGAATCCTCTACGCCAATCCAAGTTTTGAGGCGCGCTTCTGCCCGGAAACGAAAGCGGAAGGCCGTAGCCTACTCGACATATTGGATGAGGTTTCCGTGATCCGTATTAAGGATCTCCAGGATTTCTTGCTCCAAGGCAGTCGCCACACCGAGCTGCATCATCTTACTCCCGATGGAAAAATAACTACGCTGAACTACACGTTTTTCCCGCTATCGGAAAAGATCTTTGGACAACAGCTAATCGGCGGAATTGCCCGGGAACGGTCCGCGGACCTGGCCTCCCTGCTTGAAATCATCAATCTGAACCTGGAGCTCGAACGCAAGCAAAAAGAGTTGTCGGATGCCAACACGCGGCTGGAGCAAGTGGCGGCGACCGATCAAATGACCGGACTTTACAATCGCTACTATTTCTTCCAGGTGGCGCAACGCATTTGGGAGGAATACCGGCGTTATAAGAAACCAGCGACACTGATGATGCTCGATCTCGATAATTTCAAAGAGGTCAATGACACCTTCGGGCACTTGCTGGGCGATTACGTATTGAAGGAAACAGCGGCCCGGCTGAAATCGCGCACGCGTCGCGTGGACATCCTAGCCCGTTATGGCGGCGAGGAGTTTGTTCTGCTTGCTCCCAATACGGACACCGAGACCGGCTTGGTGCTTGCTGAACGTCTGCGCACCGCCGTCTCCGATGGAGCCTATACCCAGGGCCGTCACCGGACACTCGCTTCCATCAGCATCGGAGTTTCCAGCACCGAGCTGCAGGACTTCCCGAGCTTTCAGGATATGCTTGAATCCAGCGACCAAGCCCTATACAGCGCCAAGCGCAGCGGCAAGAATTGTGTGTATGAATATAGCAGGGGAATGATTCCCAGATCCAACTAG
- a CDS encoding DUF3106 domain-containing protein: MTLRMIYNAIAIAVLGVSLVVSLGAPLFAAQPKSQTELPTAEDLTLSYYFSDQQSDQAEPLWMAFWQAGPPDTRAGERRGGGQREPRGPAGRLNNRPDARPPLPPRMLERLRNMKPADRERVLENNRRFQELTPERQAELRERLRMLLEMPLDQRRALDRRLSVFRNMRPEQQRKAREIYEKHWRVLSPQRRMAVLEEFRSLRDMSPEVRGKRMTSEEYQSQFNSEERTVLDELSAL; encoded by the coding sequence ATGACCCTGAGGATGATTTACAATGCGATTGCCATTGCCGTCCTCGGGGTCTCCCTCGTTGTCTCCCTCGGGGCTCCTCTCTTTGCAGCTCAGCCCAAGTCGCAAACTGAGCTGCCGACTGCTGAAGACCTGACTCTGTCCTACTACTTTTCGGATCAGCAGTCAGATCAGGCTGAGCCGCTGTGGATGGCTTTCTGGCAAGCTGGGCCTCCCGACACTCGTGCAGGCGAAAGGCGGGGAGGGGGCCAACGCGAACCTCGTGGACCGGCTGGCCGACTCAATAATCGTCCAGACGCGCGCCCGCCGCTTCCACCGCGCATGTTGGAGCGGCTACGCAACATGAAGCCCGCGGACCGCGAGCGCGTGCTCGAAAATAACCGCCGCTTCCAGGAACTCACCCCCGAGCGGCAGGCCGAACTGCGCGAGCGTCTGCGGATGCTGCTGGAAATGCCCCTTGATCAGCGCAGGGCATTGGACCGTCGGCTCTCCGTGTTTAGAAACATGCGCCCCGAGCAGCAGCGCAAGGCGCGAGAAATTTACGAGAAGCACTGGCGCGTTCTTTCGCCGCAACGCCGGATGGCTGTGCTCGAAGAGTTCCGCAGCTTGCGTGACATGTCCCCGGAGGTGCGCGGGAAGCGCATGACCAGCGAAGAATATCAGAGCCAGTTCAACAGCGAAGAGCGCACTGTGCTCGACGAACTCTCCGCCTTGTAA
- a CDS encoding class I SAM-dependent methyltransferase yields MNHSTSGWVRGETENMADRWHEPEFTAHWDRAIADANPSRALQVNMLVAMVSGLYQSGKWIVDLGFGSGRVEEQIFQQRGDMRIVGIDSSAAMINLARDRLRPWSNQYQAIQHDLTQLASVMVPAGSYQIAVSVQVLHHLPQAAQRALYAWVYATIEKGGYFLIVDKRSFEDAELDACRAAWNALEQNPAWRTGRNFDEHQQHEHAKGHSPATLAKQLEWLSAAGFAANCLQVHLDRFMIVARKP; encoded by the coding sequence ATGAATCACTCGACATCCGGCTGGGTTAGGGGTGAGACTGAGAACATGGCAGACCGTTGGCACGAGCCGGAATTCACCGCCCACTGGGATCGGGCCATCGCCGACGCCAATCCCTCGCGGGCATTGCAGGTGAACATGCTGGTGGCCATGGTGAGCGGCCTCTACCAGTCCGGCAAGTGGATCGTCGATCTGGGCTTTGGCTCGGGCCGAGTGGAAGAGCAGATATTCCAGCAGCGCGGCGATATGCGCATTGTGGGCATTGATTCTTCGGCCGCCATGATTAATCTGGCGCGCGATCGCTTGCGGCCATGGAGTAATCAATATCAAGCCATTCAACATGATTTGACCCAGCTCGCATCGGTCATGGTGCCGGCGGGCAGCTATCAAATCGCGGTCTCGGTGCAGGTGCTGCATCATCTTCCGCAGGCCGCGCAGCGCGCACTTTATGCCTGGGTGTACGCCACAATCGAGAAGGGCGGCTACTTTCTAATTGTGGACAAGAGATCGTTTGAGGATGCTGAGTTGGATGCCTGCCGAGCGGCATGGAACGCGCTGGAGCAAAATCCGGCGTGGCGCACAGGCCGCAACTTCGATGAGCATCAACAACACGAACACGCCAAGGGCCATTCTCCGGCGACGCTGGCCAAACAGTTGGAGTGGTTGTCAGCGGCAGGCTTTGCAGCCAATTGCCTGCAGGTTCATCTCGATCGGTTCATGATCGTTGCTCGCAAACCATAA
- a CDS encoding rhomboid family intramembrane serine protease yields MIPLWDNVPRKRFPLVTLAVILVNCAVFLREIAVPAEQAGMVIQTFALIPARTAGYLVGEPGSFNTSILTLLTSMFMHGGWMHLIGNMWFLWIYGDNVEDRIGQGRYILLYLAGGLAGGAAHVYFQPDSTVPTLGASGAIAAVMGAYLITFPKAKILTLVPLLIFLVRWELPAYVILIYWLVLQTFSGVASLAAADSSMQGGVAWMAHVGGFLAGIPLMILLRSPRRSSRRAA; encoded by the coding sequence ATGATTCCTCTGTGGGACAATGTGCCCCGAAAACGATTTCCCCTGGTTACCCTGGCGGTCATCCTGGTCAACTGCGCGGTGTTCTTACGCGAGATCGCCGTGCCGGCCGAGCAAGCCGGGATGGTAATCCAAACCTTCGCGCTGATTCCTGCCCGTACCGCCGGGTATCTTGTCGGCGAGCCAGGCAGCTTCAACACTTCCATCCTGACGCTGCTGACTTCCATGTTCATGCATGGCGGGTGGATGCATCTCATCGGCAATATGTGGTTCCTGTGGATCTACGGCGATAATGTGGAAGATCGCATTGGCCAGGGGAGATACATTTTGCTGTATCTCGCCGGCGGACTGGCCGGTGGCGCGGCTCACGTTTATTTTCAACCCGATTCCACTGTGCCCACGCTCGGCGCCAGCGGTGCCATTGCCGCCGTGATGGGTGCGTATCTCATCACTTTTCCCAAAGCGAAGATTCTGACGCTGGTGCCACTATTAATCTTTCTGGTCCGCTGGGAGCTTCCCGCCTATGTCATTTTGATTTACTGGTTGGTGCTGCAGACGTTCAGCGGCGTCGCCTCGCTCGCCGCCGCGGACTCTTCCATGCAGGGCGGGGTGGCATGGATGGCGCACGTGGGTGGCTTTCTGGCGGGCATCCCCCTGATGATCCTGCTGCGCAGTCCCAGGCGATCCAGCCGGAGAGCCGCGTAA
- a CDS encoding type II toxin-antitoxin system Phd/YefM family antitoxin has translation MNSWQVQDAKARFSELLDATLKKGPQIVTRRGVETAVLVPITEWRQMQQGARPNLKELLLGPLPVFENLIPPRRGWKLRPPVKFS, from the coding sequence ATGAATTCGTGGCAGGTGCAGGACGCGAAGGCGCGCTTCAGCGAGCTTCTCGACGCCACCCTCAAGAAGGGGCCGCAGATCGTAACGCGCCGGGGAGTCGAAACGGCGGTGCTGGTTCCGATCACGGAGTGGCGGCAAATGCAGCAGGGGGCTCGACCGAACCTGAAGGAGTTGCTGCTGGGCCCGCTACCCGTGTTTGAGAATCTGATTCCACCACGGCGCGGCTGGAAGCTCCGTCCGCCCGTTAAATTCTCATGA
- a CDS encoding transporter, with translation MGTVSVSQSQTPAPAQAEEESPIQDNGFLVEEAYNQEDGVVQHASLLNYFRDSKDWNYGFTQEWPLPFDWRHQFSYTLSAVRPGALPDDGPGFGDVALNYRYQLVGSGKDRVAVAPRLSLFLPSGDSRQGRGFGGTGYQVNLPLSIQHNKWIVSHWNVGGTLVPDARNLAGDQARTTGFNFGKSLILLAHPNLNLMLETIWTGQQAVAGPGRTDSGHALFISPGVRWAHNFESGLQIVPGVALAFGAGPSKDEKILVFYLSFEHPFKSAD, from the coding sequence ATGGGCACCGTATCCGTTAGTCAGTCGCAGACTCCCGCGCCCGCGCAGGCAGAAGAAGAGAGTCCGATTCAGGACAACGGATTCCTGGTGGAAGAGGCCTACAATCAGGAGGACGGCGTCGTCCAACACGCCAGCCTGCTGAACTACTTCCGGGACAGCAAGGATTGGAACTACGGTTTCACGCAGGAGTGGCCGCTCCCCTTCGATTGGCGCCACCAGTTTAGCTACACGCTCTCGGCGGTCCGGCCCGGTGCGTTGCCAGATGATGGACCCGGCTTCGGCGATGTGGCGCTCAATTACCGTTACCAGCTAGTGGGCAGCGGGAAGGACCGTGTCGCCGTCGCCCCGCGATTATCCCTCTTCCTGCCCTCGGGCGATTCCAGGCAGGGAAGGGGATTCGGTGGCACGGGCTATCAGGTGAATCTGCCTCTCAGCATCCAGCACAACAAATGGATTGTCTCTCATTGGAATGTTGGCGGAACGCTGGTGCCCGACGCCAGGAACCTGGCGGGCGACCAGGCCCGAACTACCGGATTTAATTTCGGGAAAAGTCTCATCCTGCTGGCGCATCCGAACCTGAACTTAATGCTGGAAACGATTTGGACAGGGCAACAAGCCGTTGCTGGTCCAGGCAGAACTGATTCCGGCCATGCGCTGTTCATCAGTCCCGGCGTGCGCTGGGCGCATAATTTTGAGAGCGGATTGCAGATCGTCCCCGGCGTGGCACTGGCCTTTGGCGCAGGACCCAGCAAGGACGAAAAAATCCTGGTGTTCTACCTGAGCTTCGAACATCCCTTCAAGAGCGCGGATTGA
- a CDS encoding DUF3488 domain-containing protein, which produces MAHAIAQPAHPQSYSSLVSLQAGADPIDRFFAISLFSLLATGFLTLTFTGQLDSFTTTVMAVPLAIRAIMLARRRCWGFSPGLVKTLAITYIPFFLIDIVVLEAGAVNIFERVLLATIHLLFFLAAVKLFSAHQTRDYVYLSALAFAQMLAASTLTIQTSFLVLFCVFVFLAICTFTSFEIKRARDRVAAPQLTATEVRLGTALGSTAALICFGVTLLSVALFFVLPRARRGYFSSLARPGDRMTGFSDEVELGQIGRIKQSSDVVMHVSAPGLNPFQSVKWRGVGLSNFDGKRWSNPSDATQAIPGNRIFTFRRELAHPGLPPQQLDYTIKLQPLSTDVIFLVPQTLEVSGSFRVLRQDESGSIYMPPNPGAITRYSAISDIAQPTANMLRAPTLSRIPAEITAAFLQLPETDPRVRELAATVTASSENNFDKASAVEKYLQSQYGYTLNLPTATPDDPIAYFLFESRAGHCEFFASAMTVMLRSQGIPTRLVNGFLQGSYNDVSDHYTVRASDAHSWVEVYFPTYGWISFDPTPAAGRTSEVPTLGRLTLYMDAFRTFWEEWVINYDFVHQATLARQIERTSRGARRDSREYFNDQYKNLLAFLRGKAEQGATQVGWLPVVVSILAAAWAILFGRGAIVRMWRHWSMRRRARLGESRPEDATLVYLSLLQTLAERGSTKPPHQTAREFAKSLADPLRIPVDRFTDLYLASRFGGATASLKRLDTILAEIQAQSR; this is translated from the coding sequence ATGGCTCACGCAATCGCACAACCCGCTCATCCGCAATCCTATTCTTCGCTGGTCTCGCTTCAGGCTGGTGCGGATCCGATTGACCGCTTCTTCGCGATTTCCCTTTTCAGCCTGCTGGCCACTGGATTCCTGACGCTGACCTTCACGGGTCAATTGGACTCCTTCACCACAACGGTCATGGCGGTCCCTCTCGCCATCCGGGCCATCATGCTCGCACGCCGACGATGTTGGGGTTTTTCCCCTGGTCTCGTCAAGACTCTGGCGATCACTTACATCCCATTTTTCCTGATTGATATCGTCGTGCTGGAAGCCGGAGCCGTCAATATATTTGAACGCGTGCTGCTGGCCACCATCCACTTGTTATTCTTTCTGGCCGCCGTTAAGTTGTTCTCCGCCCATCAGACGCGCGACTATGTCTATCTATCGGCTCTGGCCTTTGCCCAGATGCTGGCGGCATCCACACTGACCATCCAGACTTCGTTCCTGGTGCTGTTTTGCGTATTTGTGTTTCTGGCGATTTGCACCTTTACCAGTTTTGAGATCAAGCGCGCCCGGGACCGCGTAGCGGCACCTCAACTGACGGCCACCGAAGTCAGGCTGGGCACCGCGCTGGGATCTACCGCCGCGTTGATCTGTTTTGGGGTAACGCTGCTTTCGGTAGCGCTCTTCTTCGTCCTGCCTCGCGCCCGCCGCGGATACTTCAGTTCCCTGGCCCGCCCCGGCGACCGTATGACCGGGTTCTCCGATGAGGTTGAACTCGGACAGATCGGCAGGATCAAGCAATCTTCCGACGTCGTGATGCATGTCAGCGCGCCGGGTCTGAATCCGTTCCAAAGCGTTAAATGGCGTGGCGTGGGATTGAGCAATTTTGACGGAAAGCGATGGTCCAATCCCTCCGACGCCACCCAGGCAATTCCTGGCAACCGTATTTTCACTTTCCGCCGTGAACTTGCCCATCCTGGCCTGCCACCGCAGCAGCTGGATTACACCATCAAGTTGCAGCCGCTTTCAACGGATGTGATTTTTCTGGTTCCCCAGACACTCGAAGTGAGTGGCTCGTTCAGAGTTTTGCGACAGGATGAATCCGGCAGTATTTACATGCCGCCCAATCCCGGCGCCATTACGCGCTACTCGGCTATCTCTGATATTGCGCAGCCCACCGCGAATATGCTGCGCGCCCCAACCCTATCGAGGATTCCAGCGGAAATCACTGCGGCATTTCTACAGTTACCTGAAACGGATCCGCGCGTGCGCGAGCTGGCAGCCACAGTTACCGCCTCATCGGAAAATAATTTTGATAAGGCCAGTGCAGTCGAGAAGTATCTGCAATCCCAATATGGGTACACGCTGAACCTGCCGACCGCGACGCCGGACGATCCAATCGCTTATTTCCTGTTTGAATCCCGAGCCGGACACTGCGAGTTTTTCGCCTCGGCCATGACCGTGATGCTGCGCTCTCAGGGCATACCCACTCGTCTGGTGAATGGCTTTCTGCAAGGCAGTTACAATGACGTATCCGATCATTACACGGTCCGGGCCAGCGATGCGCATAGCTGGGTGGAAGTTTATTTCCCCACCTATGGCTGGATCAGTTTCGATCCCACTCCAGCAGCAGGACGGACTTCCGAAGTACCGACGCTGGGGCGGCTCACGCTCTACATGGATGCCTTCCGAACCTTCTGGGAGGAGTGGGTAATCAACTACGATTTCGTGCATCAGGCCACCCTGGCTCGCCAGATTGAGCGCACGTCGCGCGGCGCTCGGCGGGATTCCCGGGAGTATTTCAACGATCAATACAAGAATCTGCTTGCTTTCCTGCGTGGCAAGGCTGAACAAGGAGCGACACAGGTCGGATGGCTTCCGGTCGTTGTATCCATTCTTGCGGCAGCCTGGGCCATACTGTTTGGTCGCGGTGCCATCGTTCGGATGTGGCGGCACTGGTCCATGCGTCGGCGCGCCCGGCTGGGGGAATCCAGACCGGAGGATGCCACACTGGTCTATTTGAGCCTGCTCCAAACTTTGGCCGAACGGGGATCGACTAAACCTCCGCATCAAACGGCACGAGAGTTCGCCAAATCTCTTGCAGACCCGCTGCGAATTCCTGTGGATCGCTTTACAGACCTCTACCTTGCGTCACGATTTGGAGGGGCCACCGCGTCGCTCAAACGCCTGGACACCATCCTGGCGGAAATTCAGGCGCAAAGCCGATAG
- a CDS encoding type II toxin-antitoxin system VapC family toxin: MTRYLLDTNVISELHKPRPHGGVVNWVSGLHLNQMFLSAVTLGEIQRGIERTKKNDPEKAEEIEQWADQMEQSANILPMSAPCFRQWATLMEGRPHHLAEDAMIAATALVHGLQIATRNAKDFSSLGVKTFNPFRSPS; encoded by the coding sequence ATGACCCGCTACTTGTTGGACACGAACGTGATTTCCGAGCTGCACAAGCCTCGTCCACATGGCGGTGTGGTGAACTGGGTCAGCGGATTGCATTTGAACCAAATGTTCCTCTCCGCGGTTACTCTGGGAGAGATCCAGCGGGGAATCGAAAGAACCAAAAAAAACGATCCGGAAAAAGCGGAGGAAATCGAACAGTGGGCCGACCAAATGGAGCAATCCGCAAATATCCTTCCGATGAGCGCACCCTGCTTCCGCCAATGGGCAACACTGATGGAGGGCCGTCCGCATCATTTGGCCGAGGATGCCATGATCGCCGCTACCGCGCTCGTCCATGGCTTGCAAATCGCCACCCGTAATGCGAAGGATTTTTCGTCGCTTGGTGTGAAAACTTTCAATCCGTTTCGCTCCCCATCATAA
- a CDS encoding RNA polymerase sigma factor: MEAVAVGAVSAVVKTGTVAKLVVGEPPNDTELMLLVKSGDEAAFAGLLSRHRDPIVGFLYRMVHNAAIAEELSQDVFLRVYRAREKYEVSAKFTTWLYCIATNVALNHLRDGRRARNMEPLDDPENAVSRSLRSPEPTAEEQLVAGSLGWEVRRAVAELPENQRTAVILHKYQELDYRQIAAALGCSESAVKSLLFRAYEALRVRLAHLVGGK, encoded by the coding sequence ATGGAAGCTGTGGCAGTGGGCGCTGTCAGCGCCGTGGTGAAAACTGGGACTGTCGCGAAACTTGTCGTCGGAGAACCACCCAACGACACTGAGTTGATGCTGCTGGTAAAGTCGGGAGACGAAGCTGCCTTCGCCGGACTGCTGTCCCGGCACCGCGATCCAATTGTGGGCTTTCTGTATCGTATGGTTCACAACGCCGCCATCGCCGAGGAACTTTCGCAGGACGTGTTCCTGCGCGTCTATCGCGCACGGGAAAAGTATGAAGTCAGCGCCAAGTTCACCACCTGGCTGTATTGCATCGCCACGAACGTCGCGCTCAATCATCTGCGCGATGGTCGTCGTGCCCGGAACATGGAGCCGCTGGACGATCCGGAGAACGCCGTATCGCGAAGCCTGCGCTCACCCGAGCCGACAGCGGAGGAGCAGCTTGTCGCCGGCTCGCTTGGTTGGGAAGTGCGCAGAGCCGTGGCGGAGTTGCCGGAGAATCAGCGGACCGCAGTGATCCTGCATAAGTATCAGGAGCTTGATTACCGACAGATCGCCGCGGCGCTCGGCTGCTCGGAATCGGCGGTCAAGTCGCTCCTGTTTCGCGCATACGAGGCCTTGCGAGTGCGTCTGGCTCATCTGGTGGGAGGGAAATGA
- a CDS encoding tetratricopeptide repeat protein: MVRQVFQFARGLLALSVCAGGLDYFSASGLLAASPAAVVKATPLQSNAKAALEGKAVADRKKLETFAAQSKDKAQAALAYLALGYSNYQQQNYSAAAAAFLKARNPDNLLRDYADYYAAMNAQASGASQDAEKFLDEFQQNNPASPLAPKAALEHAKLLIELQKPEEAAKRLEEALGLPQPSATYFLARAYDLAGRPLDAVATYHKVFFQYPASAEAAEANIRMQSLRLKLGKQYPVAEASLWLMRADALFAKSRWKDAESAYRNVSTTTSNTPAAAALRQRAHVRVAVCQYQAGATWPALNALQAMDFSHAGADAEADAERHYILSLGYRKLLRIDQMTQQLELLGKRYPQSPWYEKALISAGNNYLLAKDYNRAGDYYRLAFQNFPGGDGAAYGHWKVAWQAYRERKLPQARHLFEEHITSFPNSPQISAALYWLARLMERESPVIAYRYYAKLREAFPNYYYSLVAADRIAALPPLTPEQAAAVRTISLDKVQRRTGVSLPATLTPVELRAGDRVRLLESAWLIDWAVNELTPMLPPTPSASWAGGEIARMEELRGRHHVALRLSKIYVPSYFSQSIAELPPDVWRRLFPIPYWEDIKKRAAESNLDPYLVAGLIRQESEFNPGAQSRSNARGLMQLLPSTARLVARKAPDQRSRNYQLGLLFQPQFNLIYGTMYLKSVLDRFDGSMEQAIASYNAGPGRVQQWMSEGPYTEPAEFVESIPFTETREYVQAVLRNAQMYRKIYAEPSAAN; this comes from the coding sequence ATGGTCAGGCAAGTCTTTCAATTCGCCCGCGGACTTCTGGCGCTGTCGGTCTGCGCAGGTGGGCTCGACTATTTTTCCGCGTCTGGCTTGCTGGCCGCCAGTCCCGCGGCAGTCGTGAAAGCCACTCCCTTGCAGAGCAATGCCAAGGCGGCGCTGGAAGGGAAGGCGGTCGCCGATCGCAAGAAGCTCGAGACGTTCGCGGCGCAAAGCAAGGACAAAGCCCAGGCCGCGCTGGCCTACCTGGCCTTGGGCTACTCCAATTATCAGCAACAGAATTATTCCGCCGCCGCCGCCGCCTTTTTGAAGGCTCGCAATCCCGACAACCTGCTGCGCGACTATGCCGATTATTATGCGGCGATGAATGCTCAGGCGAGCGGCGCATCGCAGGACGCGGAGAAATTCCTCGACGAATTTCAGCAGAATAATCCGGCCAGCCCGCTCGCGCCCAAGGCAGCGCTGGAACATGCCAAGCTGCTGATTGAGTTGCAGAAGCCGGAGGAGGCCGCCAAACGGTTGGAGGAAGCGCTCGGCCTGCCACAACCCTCTGCCACCTACTTTCTGGCGCGTGCTTACGATCTTGCTGGACGCCCGCTCGATGCCGTAGCGACATACCACAAAGTATTTTTTCAATACCCAGCCTCAGCGGAAGCCGCTGAAGCCAATATCCGTATGCAGAGCCTGCGCCTCAAGCTGGGCAAGCAATATCCAGTCGCCGAGGCCTCGTTGTGGCTGATGCGCGCCGACGCGCTGTTTGCCAAAAGTCGCTGGAAAGATGCCGAATCCGCCTACCGCAACGTGTCCACAACAACGTCCAACACGCCAGCGGCCGCCGCGCTGCGCCAGCGCGCCCATGTGCGCGTGGCCGTCTGCCAGTATCAGGCCGGGGCCACCTGGCCGGCGCTGAATGCGCTGCAGGCGATGGATTTTTCCCATGCCGGGGCCGACGCCGAGGCCGACGCGGAACGCCACTATATCCTGTCGCTGGGCTATCGCAAGCTGCTGCGCATTGACCAGATGACGCAGCAATTAGAACTGCTCGGCAAGCGCTATCCCCAGTCGCCATGGTATGAGAAGGCGCTGATCTCTGCGGGAAACAATTATCTACTGGCCAAGGATTACAACCGCGCGGGCGATTATTACCGCCTGGCCTTCCAGAATTTTCCCGGTGGCGATGGCGCGGCCTACGGCCATTGGAAAGTGGCTTGGCAGGCCTATCGCGAGAGGAAACTGCCGCAGGCTCGCCATCTGTTTGAGGAACATATCACGTCGTTCCCCAACAGTCCGCAGATATCGGCGGCGCTGTATTGGCTGGCCCGGCTGATGGAGCGCGAGTCTCCGGTGATTGCGTACCGCTACTACGCCAAGCTGCGCGAGGCCTTCCCCAATTATTATTACTCCCTGGTGGCCGCCGATCGCATCGCCGCACTGCCGCCACTTACTCCGGAGCAGGCCGCAGCCGTGCGCACGATTTCACTCGACAAAGTGCAACGCCGGACTGGCGTGTCATTGCCCGCAACGCTGACGCCGGTGGAATTGCGCGCTGGTGATCGCGTGCGACTGCTCGAGTCCGCCTGGTTGATCGATTGGGCCGTCAATGAACTGACTCCCATGCTTCCGCCCACGCCCAGCGCATCATGGGCCGGTGGCGAGATTGCCCGCATGGAAGAGCTGCGCGGCCGCCATCACGTGGCGCTGCGCCTTTCAAAAATTTATGTCCCCAGTTATTTTTCGCAGAGCATTGCCGAACTTCCGCCCGACGTGTGGCGCCGTCTGTTCCCCATCCCGTACTGGGAGGACATCAAGAAGCGCGCGGCGGAATCCAATCTTGATCCGTACCTGGTGGCCGGATTGATTCGTCAGGAGTCCGAGTTCAACCCCGGCGCGCAGTCGCGCTCCAACGCGCGCGGCCTAATGCAGTTGCTGCCCTCCACGGCGCGTCTGGTGGCCCGCAAAGCGCCGGATCAGCGTTCCCGCAACTATCAACTCGGCCTGCTCTTCCAGCCGCAGTTCAATTTGATTTACGGAACCATGTATCTGAAGAGCGTGCTCGACCGTTTCGATGGAAGCATGGAGCAGGCCATCGCCAGCTACAACGCCGGCCCAGGCCGCGTGCAGCAGTGGATGAGCGAAGGCCCCTACACGGAGCCCGCCGAATTTGTCGAGAGCATCCCCTTCACCGAAACACGCGAATACGTGCAGGCCGTCCTGCGCAACGCGCAGATGTACCGCAAGATTTACGCCGAACCTTCCGCCGCGAATTAG